In Silene latifolia isolate original U9 population chromosome 3, ASM4854445v1, whole genome shotgun sequence, a single window of DNA contains:
- the LOC141649765 gene encoding putative disease resistance RPP13-like protein 1, giving the protein MPPGLDTLTSLHTLTSFVVGKEVPDEGNIGKLRDLNSLVNLRGKLKIIFNNYSTCDVANYREVELLTAVCLKNLSIQFSDQGGIDESLLACLKPRGKLTRIKLESYKGFRLPSWAKSLASSLPNLVKINLTNFDGIEILPSLSRLRHLKCLKLWGMPNVEFMESEVVVGPAYDELIFYPSLERLVLCKFPKLKGWWSEDINCGTGKVGSSSAAVPSFPSLSELELNGCPSLTSLPSCSKLCTLYLHKCHGTLTFSENKRSLSGDSTIGPSSSMPSGIPLLYMENVTTDNIGMLDYLFEKYPKGIHFLCIQHYEGESLSTLAEKCIEHSPCIKELEIWDCPNLMSLSGVVKHITNMQRLAIGRCKNMELENNIVEAATVTTSLESLHLLSHLSFYSLPKLINLPKELQYLTSLQSLRINDCENLEALPEWINNLTSLITLEVQRCHKLKSLPEAIAHMPALETFDIYGCENLRRRCRQPDGEDWPKLRHIPRLIVR; this is encoded by the coding sequence ATGCCCCCGGGCTTGGATACTTTGACAAGTCTGCATACTTTAACTTCGTTTGTGGTGGGAAAGGAAGTGCCTGACGAGGGTAATATAGGTAAGCTGAGAGACCTCAATTCTCTTGTTAACCTGAGAGGTAAACTCAAGATCATATTCAATAATTATTCCACTTGTGATGTGGCAAACTATCGGGAAGTAGAGTTATTAACGGCAGTCTGTCTTAAGAATTTGAGCATACAATTTAGTGATCAAGGAGGTATTGATGAATCTTTATTGGCCTGTCTTAAACCTCGGGGTAAACTCACAAGAATTAAACTCGAGAGTTATAAAGGGTTCAGATTACCTAGTTGGGCCAAGTCCTTAGCGTCTTCACTTCCGAACCTTGTTAAAATAAACTTGACGAATTTTGATGGCATAGAAATTCTCCCTTCATTGAGTCGACTTCGTCACCTCAAATGTCTTAAACTATGGGGTATGCCCAATGTGGAGTTTATGGAGAGTGAGGTAGTTGTCGGTCCTGCATATGACGAGTTAATATTTTATCCATCCTTGGAGAGGCTTGTCCTGTGTAAATTTCCAAAGCTGAAGGGATGGTGGAGCGAGGACATAAACTGCGGGACAGGAAAAGTGGGTTCCTCTTCCGCGGCTGTCCCATCATTTCCCTCTCTAAGTGAGTTGGAATTGAACGGTTGTCCAAGCTTGACAAGTTTACCTTCATGTTCAAAACTATGTACTCTATATTTGCATAAATGTCACGGAACACTGACCTTCTCGGAGAATAAAAGATCGCTTTCAGGTGATTCGACAATAGGCCCATCATCCAGCATGCCTTCTGGTATCCCCTTGTTATACATGGAGAATGTGACGACAGACAACATTGGAATGCTTGATTACTTGTTTGAGAAGTATCCAAAGGGTATTCATTTTCTGTGTATTCAGCATTATGAGGGGGAAAGTTTGTCGACCTTAGCAGAAAAGTGCATAGAGCACTCCCCTTGTATTAAAGAGCTGGAAATATGGGACTGCCCAAACCTGATGAGTTTGTCAGGAGTGGTAAAGCACATTACTAACATGCAGAGGCTGGCCATAGGGAGATGTAAAAACATGGAATTGGAAAACAATATAGTAGAAGCAGCGACCGTGACGACGTCATTGGAATCCCTTCACTTGCTCTCTCACTTGAGCTTCTATTCTCTCCCAAAGTTGATAAATCTGCCAAAGGAGCTTCAGTACTTGACTTCCCTTCAATCGTTAAGGATAAACGACTGTGAAAACTTGGAAGCGCTGCCGGAATGGATCAACAACCTCACATCCTTGATAACACTAGAAGTTCAGAGATGCCACAAACTGAAATCCTTGCCAGAAGCAATCGCACACATGCCTGCTCTTGAAACTTTTGACATTTATGGCTGTGAGAACCTTAGAAGA
- the LOC141648123 gene encoding putative disease resistance protein RGA3 isoform X1 yields MATGIVLTVAEKLYAALHSKELRDVCSMFGYESQLDDLKLTVSTIKCVLLDAESKHQELNNEGREYIERLKEAVYNVDELLDQFNTMVQKNKLMKGGKSSKKVRRFFSRSNQVLVAFNMSREIKNLRSKLDKIAKDRQQFGFTDVYVPIKRKPETMSFVGEDTIIGREDDREAIVEMLLGDSESSNDVGHKVSYVTVVGIGGLGKTALAQLVYNDSRVEKVFELRMWVCVSDDFVLEKIFRQLLGRDVFNIEDLQRQVRNMIEGKRYLLVLDDVWSESRDEWDKLKSFLDLGSRDSRVVVTSRSKKVAKVVGDDMMYELKGLSDESSWKLFKRLAFEQGKEPMNSTDHLFDIGKEIVKKCADVPLAIRVAASMLYDQDEKKWMSLKNVANLMEMGPGQNGVMQILKYSYYHLTPALKSCFSYCALFPKDWRLDKESLVRLWVGHGCLDQPSGYQNEEDVGDEYFSMLLQRCFLQDVKRDRYGEIYECKMHDLIHNLAQEVAGKETILLDSSKVLFSRRNIHLSFKTNGHALLTSIINQLGEMKTLRTFIYLGRGWRHSAVDGIKCHCNLFTPKKIEGIGFVLQFYQYFTRYCV; encoded by the coding sequence ATGGCTACTGGAATTGTACTTACAGTTGCTGAAAAACTGTATGCAGCACTCCACAGTAAGGAATTAAGAGATGTGTGCTCAATGTTTGGGTATGAATCCCAACTTGATGACCTTAAGCTCACTGTCTCCACCATCAAGTGTGTTCTTCTCGATGCCGAATCTAAACACCAAGAGCTCAATAATGAAGGTAGGGAATATATAGAGAGGCTCAAGGAGGCTGTTTACAATGTCGATGAACTGCTCGACCAGTTTAATACCATGGTCCAGAAGAATAAGCTCATGAAGGGTGGTAAGAGCTCTAAAAAGGTACGCCGTTTCTTCTCTCGTTCCAACCAGGTCCTTGTTGCTTTCAATATGTCGCGTGAGATTAAAAACCTTAGGAGCAAATTGGATAAAATTGCTAAAGATCGTCAACAATTTGGGTTTACTGATGTTTATGTGCCTATTAAGAGAAAACCAGAAACCATGTCTTTTGTTGGTGAAGATACTATTATTGGGAGAGAGGATGACAGGGAGGCTATTGTGGAAATGTTGCTTGGGGATTCTGAGTCTTCTAATGATGTTGGTCACAAGGTTTCTTATGTCACTGTTGTTGGGATTGGTGGGTTGGGGAAAACCGCTCTTGCTCAACTGGTTTATAATGACAGTAGGGTTGAAAAGGTGTTTGAACTGAGGATGTGGGTTTGTGTTTCTGACGACTTTGTATTGGAAAAAATCTTCCGTCAGTTGCTCGGAAGAGATGTGTTCAATATAGAAGATCTGCAAAGACAAGTTCGGAATATGATAGAGGGAAAAAGGTATTTACTTGTCTTAGACGATGTATGGAGCGAAAGTCGTGATGAGTGGGATAAACTCAAGTCATTTCTCGACTTAGGTAGCAGGGATAGTAGAGTAGTGGTTACTAGTCGCTCGAAAAAGGTTGCAAAAGTGGTTGGAGATGATATGATGTATGAGTTAAAAGGCCTCTCGGATGAAAGTTCTTGGAAGTTATTTAAGAGGTTGGCATTTGAACAAGGAAAAGAGCCAATGAATAGTACTGATCATCTCTTCGACATTGGCAAGGAGATTGTGAAAAAATGTGCCGATGTTCCTTTGGCCATAAGGGTAGCAGCTAGCATGTTATATGACCAGGATGAGAAAAAATGGATGTCATTAAAAAATGTTGCTAATTTGATGGAGATGGGACCAGGTCAGAATGGTGTAATGCAAATATTGAAGTATAGTTATTATCATCTCACACCGGCTTTAAAAAGTTGCTTTAGCTATTGTGCACTTTTTCCTAAAGATTGGAGATTAGACAAAGAATCATTAGTTAGGTTGTGGGTGGGACACGGATGCCTTGATCAACCAAGTGGCTATCAAAATGaagaagatgtaggtgatgagtACTTTTCTATGTTATTGCAAAGATGTTTTTTACAAGACGTCAAGAGGGACAGATATGGTGAAATTTATGAATGTAAGATGCATGATTTGATCCATAATCTTGCACAAGAAGTAGCTGGTAAAGAGACCATTTTATTAGATTCTTCTAAAGTCCTCTTTAGCAGGAGAAATATTCATCTCTCATTTAAAACTAATGGACATGCCCTCTTGACTAGTATTATTAATCAATTGGGTGAGATGAAGACACTGCGTACTTTTATATATCTTGGGAGGGGTTGGAGACATTCTGCAGTTGACGGAATCAAATGTCATTGCAATCTGTTCACACCTAAAAAGATTGAGGGTATTGGATTTGTGTTACAGTTCTATCAGTACTTTACCAGATACTGTGTGTAA
- the LOC141648123 gene encoding putative disease resistance protein RGA3 isoform X2, whose amino-acid sequence MFGYESQLDDLKLTVSTIKCVLLDAESKHQELNNEGREYIERLKEAVYNVDELLDQFNTMVQKNKLMKGGKSSKKVRRFFSRSNQVLVAFNMSREIKNLRSKLDKIAKDRQQFGFTDVYVPIKRKPETMSFVGEDTIIGREDDREAIVEMLLGDSESSNDVGHKVSYVTVVGIGGLGKTALAQLVYNDSRVEKVFELRMWVCVSDDFVLEKIFRQLLGRDVFNIEDLQRQVRNMIEGKRYLLVLDDVWSESRDEWDKLKSFLDLGSRDSRVVVTSRSKKVAKVVGDDMMYELKGLSDESSWKLFKRLAFEQGKEPMNSTDHLFDIGKEIVKKCADVPLAIRVAASMLYDQDEKKWMSLKNVANLMEMGPGQNGVMQILKYSYYHLTPALKSCFSYCALFPKDWRLDKESLVRLWVGHGCLDQPSGYQNEEDVGDEYFSMLLQRCFLQDVKRDRYGEIYECKMHDLIHNLAQEVAGKETILLDSSKVLFSRRNIHLSFKTNGHALLTSIINQLGEMKTLRTFIYLGRGWRHSAVDGIKCHCNLFTPKKIEGIGFVLQFYQYFTRYCV is encoded by the coding sequence ATGTTTGGGTATGAATCCCAACTTGATGACCTTAAGCTCACTGTCTCCACCATCAAGTGTGTTCTTCTCGATGCCGAATCTAAACACCAAGAGCTCAATAATGAAGGTAGGGAATATATAGAGAGGCTCAAGGAGGCTGTTTACAATGTCGATGAACTGCTCGACCAGTTTAATACCATGGTCCAGAAGAATAAGCTCATGAAGGGTGGTAAGAGCTCTAAAAAGGTACGCCGTTTCTTCTCTCGTTCCAACCAGGTCCTTGTTGCTTTCAATATGTCGCGTGAGATTAAAAACCTTAGGAGCAAATTGGATAAAATTGCTAAAGATCGTCAACAATTTGGGTTTACTGATGTTTATGTGCCTATTAAGAGAAAACCAGAAACCATGTCTTTTGTTGGTGAAGATACTATTATTGGGAGAGAGGATGACAGGGAGGCTATTGTGGAAATGTTGCTTGGGGATTCTGAGTCTTCTAATGATGTTGGTCACAAGGTTTCTTATGTCACTGTTGTTGGGATTGGTGGGTTGGGGAAAACCGCTCTTGCTCAACTGGTTTATAATGACAGTAGGGTTGAAAAGGTGTTTGAACTGAGGATGTGGGTTTGTGTTTCTGACGACTTTGTATTGGAAAAAATCTTCCGTCAGTTGCTCGGAAGAGATGTGTTCAATATAGAAGATCTGCAAAGACAAGTTCGGAATATGATAGAGGGAAAAAGGTATTTACTTGTCTTAGACGATGTATGGAGCGAAAGTCGTGATGAGTGGGATAAACTCAAGTCATTTCTCGACTTAGGTAGCAGGGATAGTAGAGTAGTGGTTACTAGTCGCTCGAAAAAGGTTGCAAAAGTGGTTGGAGATGATATGATGTATGAGTTAAAAGGCCTCTCGGATGAAAGTTCTTGGAAGTTATTTAAGAGGTTGGCATTTGAACAAGGAAAAGAGCCAATGAATAGTACTGATCATCTCTTCGACATTGGCAAGGAGATTGTGAAAAAATGTGCCGATGTTCCTTTGGCCATAAGGGTAGCAGCTAGCATGTTATATGACCAGGATGAGAAAAAATGGATGTCATTAAAAAATGTTGCTAATTTGATGGAGATGGGACCAGGTCAGAATGGTGTAATGCAAATATTGAAGTATAGTTATTATCATCTCACACCGGCTTTAAAAAGTTGCTTTAGCTATTGTGCACTTTTTCCTAAAGATTGGAGATTAGACAAAGAATCATTAGTTAGGTTGTGGGTGGGACACGGATGCCTTGATCAACCAAGTGGCTATCAAAATGaagaagatgtaggtgatgagtACTTTTCTATGTTATTGCAAAGATGTTTTTTACAAGACGTCAAGAGGGACAGATATGGTGAAATTTATGAATGTAAGATGCATGATTTGATCCATAATCTTGCACAAGAAGTAGCTGGTAAAGAGACCATTTTATTAGATTCTTCTAAAGTCCTCTTTAGCAGGAGAAATATTCATCTCTCATTTAAAACTAATGGACATGCCCTCTTGACTAGTATTATTAATCAATTGGGTGAGATGAAGACACTGCGTACTTTTATATATCTTGGGAGGGGTTGGAGACATTCTGCAGTTGACGGAATCAAATGTCATTGCAATCTGTTCACACCTAAAAAGATTGAGGGTATTGGATTTGTGTTACAGTTCTATCAGTACTTTACCAGATACTGTGTGTAA